The nucleotide window CCGCCTTCGTCAGTGCGCCTGAGGAGCCTCCAGCGCCGCCTGCGATGAGCACCTTGCCATTGGGCAGCAGCGTGGCCAGGTGGTTGTAGCGAGTGGAGGACATGGCACTGGTTTGGCTCCAGGTGCCCGTGGCCGGGTCATACAGCTCCGCCGTGGCCAGAGCGCCCGAGGTCCCCCCATAGCCGCCCGCGATGAGCACCTTGCCATTGGGCAGCAGCGTCGCCGTGTGTTGGTAGCGGGGAGAGGTCATGGCGCCGGCCGGGCTCCAAGTGCCCGTGGCCGGGTCATACAGCTCCGCCGTGGCCAGGTAGGTATAGGAGTAAGTGTAGTGGTATCCGCCCACGACGAGCACCTTTCCGTTGGGCAGCAGCGTGGCCGTGGCGTACTGGCGAGCCGTGGACAGGGCCCCCGTCGAGGCCCAAGTCCCCGGGGCGCAGGTGGGCAGCCCAGTGACTGGGAAGCTCCGCGTGGCCGTCATGCCGAAGGCGTTGGTGACGGTGGCGGTGATGGCCGGGCTCACCCCGGCCGCCGAACAGAGAGGGGCCTTCCAGGTGATGCTGCTGCTGAAGGGACCGCTGGCCGCGGTGCCCAGCGTGCCGGTATTCGCGGTCCAGGAGAAGCTGAGTGCAGAGCCCTCCGGATCGCTGGCCACCACCTCGTAGGTGAGCACCTGGTTGGCGGAGACCGTGTCCGAGGAGCGGTAGGAGCGGGCGATGCTGGGATTGGAGTGGGAGCTCGTCGAGGGGTTGGTGACACACAGGGCCACGGTGCCGGTGGTCTGCCCACCCTTGCCGTCCGACACCGTGACCGTGAGGAGGCAGTTGTTGCAGGCCTCCGAGGGCAGCGCCGTGGGCGTGAACTGGGCCGTGCTCGAAGAGGCGGCCTCCCAGGAGCCCTCACAGCTGGCGCTCCAGGAGTAGAGGAGCGTGTCCCCATCCAGATCCGAGGCAACCGCCGAGACTGTCGTCGTCTGGCCCACCTCTACCGGAGAGCGCGAGGCACTCACGGTGCTTACGCCCGGTGAGCCGTTGAAGGAGATGGCGATCCCCGCTCTTCCTTCGGCTCCCCCGTGCACGACGACCTCCAGCGAGATGCTTGAGGAGGTGCCCGCGGAATCCGTGACCGTGAGCGTGAGCGTGTACGTGCCGGAGGAGTACGGCGCTTGCCACGACGTGGTGTTGTTGTAGTCCGAGAAGAAGTAGCCACCGGTCGCGGACCAGGAGTACCAGAAGCTGTCGCTCTCGTTGGGATCGTGCGCCGTGGCTTCCAAGAGGAGGGGGTCGCCCGCGAGCACGGTGCTGGAGGAGACCACCAGTGAGTCGATGAGCGGGGATTCATTGATGTAGGGGGGCGGTGCGTTGACCTCCTGCAGGGTGATGGCCACCAGCGAGGACTGCCCGGCTCCGATGGTGATGCCGGAGGCCGAACCCTCGAAGCGCAGGTTGCCCCAGGAATCAAAGGCCTGTGCCTGGAAGGTGCGGTCCGAACCCGTGGGAATGTCGCCGATGATGCCCCCCCAGACCCCGTTGGCGAGCTTCAGCTCCACCGGGAGAGGGGACATGTCGTCGGCACTCGAGGTCACGGTGACGCGAGAGATGCCCGAAGGGGCGGAGGTGACGGCCTGGCGCGTGGAGACCGCGAGCCGGACCGAGCCGGAGGTGGAAGGCGTGGGAGAGCAGCCCGCAAGCAGTGCCAGACCGAGCGCCAGGAAGAGGCGAGTCGATACATTTCGCATATGAGATTTCCGGGAATGGATGTGTTGGATGGAGCTCAATGATTCACAACGCTCAGGGCGTATAGCGTTCAGCCGTCGCGAGGGTGCCGTCCCAGTAGCCGTAGCCGCCAGCGGTGAGCACTTGACCGTTCGCCAGCAATACCGTGCTGTGGAAGTACCGGGATGTCTCCAAGGAGCCATGACGGCTCCAGGTACCTGAGCCCGGCTCATACAGCAGTGTCTTGTTGAGCTGGGGGCTGTTCCCGTCTCCTGCGTCTCCCCCGGCGACAAGCACCTTGCCGCTGGGCAACAGTGTCGCCGAGTGGTGGTAGCGGGGGAACGCCATGGGGCTCGTCGCGCTCCAGGTTCCCGAGGCTGGGTCATACAGCTCCGCCACCGCCAGGGCGCCGGAATAATAATCGTAGCCGCCCGCGACGAGCACCTTGCCATTGGGCAGCAGTGTCGCCGTGTGATAGTAGCGAACCGTGGCCATGGAGCGGGTTGGGCTCCAGGTTCCCGTGGTGGGGTCATACAGCTCCGCCGCCGCCAGGCCTGCGTAATAACCATAGCCGCCCGCGACGAGCACTTTTCCGTTGGGTAGCAGCGTGGCCGTGGCGTACGGGCGAGATGCCGCCATGGAGCCGGTTGGGCTCCAGGTCTCCGTGGCGGGGTCATACAACTCCGCGGTCGTCAGGGCGCCGGAGTAATAATCATAGCCGCCCGCGACGAGCACTTTGCCATTGGGCAGCAGCACTGCCATGTGGAGATAGCGGGTGGAGGCCATGGAGCCGGTCGCACTCCAGGTGTCTGTGGCCGGGTTATACAGCTCCGCCGTCGCCAGAGGGATGGGGGAGCTTCCTTGGCCGCCCGCGACGAGCACCTTTCCGTTGGGCAGCAGTGTGGCCGTGGCGTGCTGGCGAGGTGTGAACAGGGAGCCCGCCGGGCTCCAGCTGCCCGTGGCGGGGTCATACCGCTCTGCCGTCGCGAGGTAGGTGAAGGGATAGGTGCCGTTGGACCCGCCCGCCATGAGCACCTGGCCACTGGGCAGCAGCGTGGCCGTGGCGTGCTGGCGAGGTGTGGACAGATCGCCCGTCGAGGCCCACGCATGCGCGCAGGCGGGCACCCCGGACACCACGAAGTTTCGCGTATTCGACAGGTTGAAGGGGTTAGTGACGGTGGCGGTGATGGTGGGCGTCAGGTCCTCGTCGACGCAGGCAGGCGCGGTCCAGGTGATTCGGCTGTTGGAGCCGCCCTCGGTGGCCACGCCCAGGGTGCCCGCATTGGCGGCCCAGGAGAAGCTGAGCGAGGCGCCCTGCGGATCCTTGGCCACCACTTCGTAGGTGATCACCTGATGGGCGGTGGCAGTGTCCGAGGAACTGAAAGCGCGGGCGATGTAGGGCGCAGAGAGAGGGATGGTCGGAGCCGTGCCGCCGATGCACAGCGCCACGATGCCCGCTGTCTGCCCTCCCTGGCCGTCCGAGACCTCGACGATGAGGTTGCAGTTGTTGCAGGTGCCGCCGGGCTGTTCCGTGGGCGTGAACTGAGCGGTTCTCGAAGAGGCGTTGTTCCAGGAGCCCTCGCACGTGGCGCTCCAGGCATAGGAGAGCGTGTCCCCGTCCGCGTCCGAGGCCGAGGCGGAGACACTCGCTGTCTGCCCGACCTTCAGGGGAGAGGGCGTGGCCGTCATGGCACTCACCACCGGCCAGCTGTTGAAGGAGAGGGAAGGCCGGACCTCCCCCCGGCTTCCGCCCTGCACCGTGACCACCAGCGAGAGGTTCGAGGAGAGGCCCTTCGAGTCCGTCACCGTCAGCTTGAGCCCATGGGCGCCATCGGAGGAGGGGGCCACCCATTGCGTGGTGCTCGTGTGGAGGGAGGAGAAACTCCCGTCCGCCGAGGACCATTCGTACGAGAGGCTGTCGCCGGGGTTGGGGTCATGCGCCGTGGCCTGCAGCAGGAGGGTGCCGCCCGTGGCCACCGTGAGGGAGGACGCCACCAACGAGTCGATGAACGGCGCCTCATTGCTGAATGGAGGCGGAGCGTTGACTTCCACCACGC belongs to Stigmatella erecta and includes:
- a CDS encoding Kelch repeat-containing protein, whose product is MMRIPSIPLLLAMSLAILASCSPSSPSHKTGSARFIVSTRQALTTAISRITVTTSAADMPSATVDLVLTSEGWGGTIGNIPAGPERTFQAQAFDSTGTLRFEGTASGVRIWENEAVLVAISVVEVNAPPPFSNEAPFIDSLVASSLTVATGGTLLLQATAHDPNPGDSLSYEWSSADGSFSSLHTSTTQWVAPSSDGAHGLKLTVTDSKGLSSNLSLVVTVQGGSRGEVRPSLSFNSWPVVSAMTATPSPLKVGQTASVSASASDADGDTLSYAWSATCEGSWNNASSRTAQFTPTEQPGGTCNNCNLIVEVSDGQGGQTAGIVALCIGGTAPTIPLSAPYIARAFSSSDTATAHQVITYEVVAKDPQGASLSFSWAANAGTLGVATEGGSNSRITWTAPACVDEDLTPTITATVTNPFNLSNTRNFVVSGVPACAHAWASTGDLSTPRQHATATLLPSGQVLMAGGSNGTYPFTYLATAERYDPATGSWSPAGSLFTPRQHATATLLPNGKVLVAGGQGSSPIPLATAELYNPATDTWSATGSMASTRYLHMAVLLPNGKVLVAGGYDYYSGALTTAELYDPATETWSPTGSMAASRPYATATLLPNGKVLVAGGYGYYAGLAAAELYDPTTGTWSPTRSMATVRYYHTATLLPNGKVLVAGGYDYYSGALAVAELYDPASGTWSATSPMAFPRYHHSATLLPSGKVLVAGGDAGDGNSPQLNKTLLYEPGSGTWSRHGSLETSRYFHSTVLLANGQVLTAGGYGYWDGTLATAERYTP
- a CDS encoding Kelch repeat-containing protein, with the translated sequence MRNVSTRLFLALGLALLAGCSPTPSTSGSVRLAVSTRQAVTSAPSGISRVTVTSSADDMSPLPVELKLANGVWGGIIGDIPTGSDRTFQAQAFDSWGNLRFEGSASGITIGAGQSSLVAITLQEVNAPPPYINESPLIDSLVVSSSTVLAGDPLLLEATAHDPNESDSFWYSWSATGGYFFSDYNNTTSWQAPYSSGTYTLTLTVTDSAGTSSSISLEVVVHGGAEGRAGIAISFNGSPGVSTVSASRSPVEVGQTTTVSAVASDLDGDTLLYSWSASCEGSWEAASSSTAQFTPTALPSEACNNCLLTVTVSDGKGGQTTGTVALCVTNPSTSSHSNPSIARSYRSSDTVSANQVLTYEVVASDPEGSALSFSWTANTGTLGTAASGPFSSSITWKAPLCSAAGVSPAITATVTNAFGMTATRSFPVTGLPTCAPGTWASTGALSTARQYATATLLPNGKVLVVGGYHYTYSYTYLATAELYDPATGTWSPAGAMTSPRYQHTATLLPNGKVLIAGGYGGTSGALATAELYDPATGTWSQTSAMSSTRYNHLATLLPNGKVLIAGGAGGSSGALTKAELYDPATGTWSPAGSMTTARQYATATLLPDGKVLIAGGSGYYSSLTTAELYDPSLGTWRAARSMVSPRYNHTATLLPNGQVLVAGGYNYDPVATAEVYDPSTDRWSTTSSMISPRASQTATLLPSGKVLAVGGASYYANQTTAEVYDPSTSTWSIAMTMTVPRSSHTATLLSNGDVLIAGGYSYWDGTLKAAELFKP